The Trichosurus vulpecula isolate mTriVul1 chromosome 3, mTriVul1.pri, whole genome shotgun sequence genome includes a window with the following:
- the NUDT21 gene encoding cleavage and polyadenylation specificity factor subunit 5, which translates to MSVVPPNRSQTGWPRGVNQFGNKYIQQTKPLTLERTINLYPLTNYTFGTKEPLYEKDSSVAARFQRMREEFDKIGMRRTVEGVLIVHEHRLPHVLLLQLGTTFFKLPGGELNPGEDEVEGLKRLMTEILGRQDGVLQDWVIDDCIGNWWRPNFEPPQYPYIPAHITKPKEHKKLFLVQLQEKALFAVPKNYKLVAAPLFELYDNAPGYGPIISSLPQLLSRFNFIYN; encoded by the exons ATGTCTGTTGTGCCGCCCAACCGTTCGCAGACGGGTTGGCCCCGGGGTGTGAACCAGTTCGGGAACAAATACATCCAGCAGACCAAGCCTCTCACCCTGGAGCGCACCATCAACCT GTACCCACTTACAAATTATACCTTTGGTACAAAAGAGCCCCTTTATGAAAAGGACAGCTCTGTGGCAGCTCGGTTTCAGCGGATGAGGGAAGAATTTGACAAGATTGGAATGAGGCGGACTGTAGAGGGTGTTCTGATTGTGCATGAGCACAGGTTACCCCATGTGTTACTTCTGCAACTGGGCACAACTTTTTTCAAACT ACCTGGTGGTGAACTTAATCCAGGAGAAGATGAAGTAGAAGGACTCAAACGTTTAATGACAGAG ATACTGGGACGTCAAGATGGTGTTCTGCAAGATTGGGTCATTGATGACTGCATTGGTAACTGGTGGAGACCAAATTTTGAACCCCCACAG TACCCATATATTCCAGCACATATTACAAAGCCTAAAGAGCACAAAAAACTCTTTTTGGTACAGCTTCAAGAGAAAG CCTTGTTTGCAGTCCCCAAAAATTACAAACTGGTAGCTGCGCCATTGTTTGAATTATATGACAATGCACCAGGATATGGACCTATCATTTCCAGCCTTCCTCAGCTTTTAAGCAG gttcAATTTCATTTACAACTGA
- the OGFOD1 gene encoding prolyl 3-hydroxylase OGFOD1, with amino-acid sequence MSGKRRADLGPVSKGKKKGKRELTGEFSAAIREELLKKQVAEAWSRRTRFSHDAIVIDPDPFHHCVIPNFIQCQTFLEGLQKELLDLDFHEKCNDLYKFKQSDDLKNRDDLHISALRKVLFEDFRRWLSDIAEIDLESTIDIFCAKYEYTDILLCHDDELEGRRIAFILYLVPPWDKSLGGTLDLYSTDEHLQPKQIVKSLIPSWNTLVFFEVSPVSYHQVSEVLSEGKCRLSISGWFHGPPQTRPSSYFEPLLPRSPHIPRDSEILYEWINPVYMDVDSQAQIQEEFEERSEILLKEFFKSEKYEEICEALEKKDLEWSQQGPPNKRFYETAEEEKLPDVLRDCMELFRSEALFLLLSNFTGLKLHFLAFSDEDVEEHTEDSEEESKNISHVSSKPENYQEGSGHTSQHSKTKTAPEPEKEKAKNKSSVPKCIGELRRWKNGHYTLVHDSKNTEFALDLLFYCGCKGWKTEYGGFTSYIAKGEDEELLTVNPEENSLALVYRDRETVKFVKHINHQSLQQKKTGQNRTGFWDFSFVYYE; translated from the exons ATGAGCGGGAAACGGCGCGCGGATCTGGGACCTGTctcaaagggaaagaagaaggggaagcGGGAGTTGACAGGAGAGTTCTCGGCTGCTATCCGTGAAGAGTTGCTGAAAAAACAGGTGGCTGAGGCCTGGAGCCGCAGGACGAGATTCAGTCACG atGCCATAGTCATAGACCCAGATCCCTTCCATCACTGCGTGATCCCCAACTTCATCCAGTGCCAGACTTTCTTGGAAGGACTTCAGAAGGAACTTTTGGATTTGGATTTCCATGAGAAATGCAATGACTTGTACAAATTCAAACAG TCGGATGATCTGAAGAATAGAGACGACCTTCACATCTCTGCTTTAAG GAAAGTTCTGTTTGAAGATTTCCGGAGATGGCTTTCTGACATTGCTGAGATTGACTTGGAATCAACTATTGATATCTTCTGTGCTAAGTATGAGTatacag ATATCCTGCTCTGCCATGATGATGAACTAGAGGGAAGAAGAATTGCTTTCATTCTTTATCTCGTTCCTCCTTGGGACAAGAGCCTTGGTGGTACCTTGGACCTGTACAGTACAGATG AACATCTCCAGCCGAAGCAGATTGTTAAGTCTCTCATCCCCTCTTGGAACACCTTGGTTTTCTTCGAAGTGTCTCCAGTATCCTACCACCAG GTGTCTGAAGTTCTGTCTGAAGGAAAATGTCGGCTGTCTATAAGTGGCTGGTTTCATGGCCCTCCGCAGACAAGACCCTCAAGTTACTTTGAGCCCCTTTTACCTCGTAGCCCTCACATTCCACGAGAT AGTGAAATTCTGTATGAATGGATTAATCCAGTCTACATGGACGTTGATTCCCAGGCTCAAATTCAAGAGGAGTTTGAGGAGCGATCTGAAATTCTGCTGAAGGAATTTTTCAAG TCTGAAAAATATGAAGAGATATGTGAGGCTTTGGAGAAAAAAGATCTAGAATGGAGCCAACAAGGCCCCCCCAACAAAAG GTTTTATGAAACAGCTGAGGAAGAGAAGCTTCCAGATGTCTTGAGGGACTGCATGGAGTTATTTCGTTCTGAGGCCCTGTTCTTGCTGCTGTCCAACTTCACAGGTCTGAAGCTTCACTTCCTAGCCTTTTCAGATGAGGATGTTGAGGAGCACACAGAAGACAgtgaagaagaaagcaaaaacattAGCCATGTTTCTTCCAAACCAGAAAACTATCAGGAGGGTAGCGGCCACACAAGCCAACACAGCAAGACAAAAACAGCCCcggaaccagagaaggaaaaggcaaagaata AATCAAGTGTCCCCAAATGCATTGGAGAGCTGAGGCGTTGGAAGAATGGCCATTACACTCTAGTGCATGACTCCAAAAATACTGAATTTGCCTTGGACCTGCTTTTCTACTGTGGCTGCAAAG gaTGGAAAACAGAATATGGTGGCTTTACTTCCTACATTGCCAAAGGCGAAGATGAGGAG CTCCTAACAGTGAATCCAGAAGAGAATTCATTGGCATTGGTTTATAGAGATCGAGAAACTGTAAAATTCGTCAAGCATATTAACCACCAAAGCTTACAGCAAAAGAAAACTGGCCAAAACAGAACAGGTTTCTGGGACTTTTCCTTTGTCTACTATGAATGA